Proteins from a single region of Thermococcus sp. EP1:
- a CDS encoding HAD family phosphatase: protein MKEIALIWDFDGVLVFTPHEEAWKRAARHYGADIDHEFYVTYVSGKPRYEGAHKILELKGIYEKYNARSEEERKELLHEFAEFKNRIVNEMFEREEYEVNWNAIAFLQNAKKAGIKNALASASKNATKLAKKVKIGEKTLADLFDVNVSGMAPTKKEVFKLAMEELRRNFSDIKFFFVIEDAPAGIRAGKELGAFTLGYEREAKLDSADLTFDDFAKLTTKNLQQLIERKEGRV, encoded by the coding sequence ATGAAGGAGATAGCACTAATATGGGACTTTGATGGTGTATTAGTCTTTACTCCTCATGAAGAAGCTTGGAAAAGAGCTGCAAGGCACTACGGAGCGGACATTGATCACGAATTTTATGTGACCTATGTTTCAGGGAAACCAAGATATGAGGGAGCTCATAAGATATTAGAACTCAAGGGGATTTATGAAAAATATAATGCAAGAAGTGAAGAAGAGAGAAAGGAACTTCTACATGAATTTGCAGAGTTTAAGAACAGGATAGTCAACGAGATGTTTGAAAGGGAGGAATACGAGGTTAATTGGAATGCAATAGCCTTTTTACAGAACGCAAAAAAAGCTGGAATAAAGAATGCTCTTGCATCTGCATCTAAAAATGCGACAAAACTAGCGAAAAAAGTCAAGATTGGGGAGAAAACACTTGCTGATTTGTTTGATGTGAATGTTAGTGGAATGGCCCCAACTAAAAAAGAGGTTTTCAAACTGGCGATGGAAGAGTTGAGAAGAAATTTTTCAGATATCAAATTTTTCTTCGTAATTGAAGATGCTCCAGCAGGTATTCGGGCTGGAAAAGAACTTGGAGCCTTTACTTTGGGCTATGAAAGGGAAGCGAAGTTGGATAGTGCTGACTTGACTTTTGATGATTTTGCCAAATTGACTACTAAGAACCTTCAGCAGCTTATAGAAAGAAAGGAGGGTAGGGTATGA